A section of the Candidatus Limnocylindrales bacterium genome encodes:
- the ileS gene encoding isoleucine--tRNA ligase, with protein MDYKHTLQLPATAFPMRANLPEREPAMLETWERDSIYERMLQRRSASPMFLLHDGPPYANGNIHIGHALNKILKDIIVKYKTLAGFRAPYRPGWDTHGLPIELEVEKKVGRKARAEMSIVEVRRLCRDYADRFVDIQGRDFRRLGVFGEWNRPYLTKDFDYEAREIRELATILESGGVFRSRKPVHWCASCRTALAEAEVDYETKKSTSVFVAFEIEAKGPLAPFADRRPAIAIWTTTPWTLPANLAVAVGPDFSYSLVESGERTLVVATDLRESLARHFPIGATLATFQGRELEGLKARHPWIARDSLVITGDHVALDAGTGAVHTAPGHGHDDYVVGRKYGLEAYAPVDAGGCFTAEVPEFQGQFVFAADKGVIDLLAARGMLLAEEEIEHSYPHCWRCKKAIIFRATDQWFLSMEDGDLRKRTLAAIDRVTWIPSWGRERIYGMISGRPDWCLSRQRAWGVPIVAVHCRKCATVTATAELARSAADIFEREGSDSWFARPVEDFLPAGFRCPSCGGGEFDRETDILDVWFDSGVSFSTVVEADFGDGTVADLYLEGSDQHRGWFHSALLTSVATRDRAPYRSVLTHGFVLDGDGRKQSKSLGNTIAPQDILKTYGADILRLWVASEDYSEDVRISEEILKRLADSYRRIRNTARNLLANLADFDPATDSVALADRNEIDRWIDARLEDFLTRCRRAYDAYEFHIVFHALNNFCSVDLSSLYFDVVKDRLYTSARGSQARRSAQTTMHEILLALVRIIAPILCFTAEEIWQSMPEAVRRAAGDAKSVFLTDLPVPEPARRDDALLARWERLWEIRGVVTKALEERRREGSLGQSLEARVQLAASAADARVLESIGNRALCEMFIVSQVGVEAGNGDLRVDVDKALGSKCGRCWNYSEAVGTFPDHSDLCERCHPVVTAL; from the coding sequence ATGGACTACAAACACACGCTGCAACTGCCCGCAACGGCCTTCCCGATGCGCGCGAACCTGCCCGAGCGCGAACCGGCGATGCTCGAGACGTGGGAACGCGACTCGATCTACGAGCGGATGCTCCAGCGGCGAAGCGCTTCGCCGATGTTCCTGCTCCACGACGGTCCGCCGTACGCGAACGGCAACATCCACATCGGCCACGCGCTCAACAAGATCCTCAAGGACATCATCGTCAAGTACAAGACGCTGGCCGGGTTTCGCGCGCCGTACCGGCCGGGCTGGGACACGCACGGTCTGCCGATCGAGCTCGAAGTCGAGAAGAAGGTCGGACGCAAGGCGCGCGCCGAGATGAGCATCGTCGAGGTGCGGCGCCTCTGCCGCGACTACGCGGACCGATTCGTCGATATCCAGGGCCGCGATTTCCGCCGGCTCGGCGTGTTCGGCGAATGGAACCGTCCATATCTGACGAAGGACTTCGATTACGAAGCGCGCGAGATCCGCGAGCTCGCGACCATTCTCGAAAGCGGTGGAGTCTTTCGCAGCCGCAAGCCCGTCCACTGGTGCGCGTCGTGCCGTACCGCGCTCGCCGAGGCCGAGGTCGACTACGAGACCAAGAAGTCGACGTCCGTGTTCGTGGCGTTCGAAATCGAGGCCAAGGGACCGCTGGCTCCGTTCGCCGACCGGCGGCCGGCAATCGCGATCTGGACGACCACGCCGTGGACGCTTCCGGCCAACCTTGCGGTCGCGGTGGGCCCCGACTTTTCGTATTCGCTCGTGGAATCGGGCGAACGCACGCTCGTCGTCGCGACCGATCTTCGCGAGAGTCTGGCGCGGCATTTTCCGATCGGTGCCACGCTCGCGACGTTCCAGGGTCGTGAGCTCGAAGGCCTCAAGGCGCGCCATCCGTGGATCGCCCGCGACTCGCTCGTGATCACCGGCGATCACGTCGCGCTCGATGCCGGAACCGGTGCAGTGCACACCGCGCCCGGTCACGGACACGACGACTACGTGGTCGGGCGCAAATACGGGCTCGAAGCCTACGCGCCGGTCGACGCCGGCGGATGCTTCACTGCCGAAGTGCCCGAATTCCAGGGCCAGTTCGTCTTCGCCGCCGACAAGGGCGTGATCGACCTGCTCGCGGCGCGCGGCATGCTGCTCGCGGAAGAAGAAATCGAGCACAGCTATCCGCACTGCTGGCGGTGCAAGAAGGCGATCATCTTCCGTGCGACCGACCAGTGGTTCCTGTCGATGGAAGACGGCGACCTTCGCAAGCGAACGCTTGCGGCGATCGACCGTGTCACGTGGATTCCGTCGTGGGGCCGCGAGCGCATCTATGGAATGATCTCCGGCCGCCCGGACTGGTGCCTCTCGCGCCAGCGCGCGTGGGGTGTGCCGATCGTCGCGGTGCACTGCCGCAAATGTGCGACCGTGACCGCAACCGCCGAGCTCGCGCGCAGCGCCGCCGACATCTTCGAGCGCGAAGGATCGGATTCGTGGTTCGCTCGTCCGGTGGAGGATTTTCTTCCCGCGGGGTTCCGCTGCCCGTCGTGCGGAGGAGGAGAGTTCGATCGCGAGACCGACATCCTGGACGTATGGTTCGATTCCGGTGTCAGCTTCTCGACCGTCGTCGAAGCCGACTTCGGAGACGGCACCGTCGCCGATCTCTACCTCGAAGGCAGCGACCAGCATCGTGGCTGGTTCCATTCGGCGCTGCTCACATCCGTGGCCACGCGCGACCGCGCGCCGTACAGGTCGGTGCTCACGCACGGCTTCGTGCTCGACGGCGACGGGCGCAAGCAGTCCAAATCGCTCGGCAACACGATTGCCCCGCAGGACATCCTGAAGACCTACGGCGCCGACATTCTCCGCCTGTGGGTCGCGTCCGAAGACTACAGCGAGGACGTGCGCATCTCCGAAGAGATCCTGAAGCGGCTCGCGGATTCGTATCGCCGCATCCGCAATACCGCGCGCAATCTTCTTGCGAATCTTGCCGACTTCGACCCTGCGACCGACAGCGTCGCGCTCGCCGATCGCAATGAGATCGACCGCTGGATCGACGCGCGGCTCGAGGATTTCCTGACGCGCTGCCGTCGCGCGTACGATGCGTACGAGTTCCACATCGTCTTCCACGCGCTCAACAACTTCTGCAGCGTCGACCTGAGCTCGCTGTATTTCGACGTCGTCAAGGACCGACTCTACACGAGCGCGCGCGGGTCGCAGGCACGGCGCAGCGCGCAGACCACGATGCACGAGATCCTGCTCGCGCTGGTGCGGATCATCGCACCGATCCTGTGCTTCACGGCCGAGGAGATCTGGCAATCCATGCCTGAGGCGGTGCGGCGGGCGGCCGGAGATGCGAAGAGCGTGTTCCTGACGGATCTTCCTGTGCCGGAACCTGCGCGCCGGGACGACGCGCTGCTGGCTCGCTGGGAGCGGCTCTGGGAGATTCGCGGAGTCGTGACCAAGGCGCTCGAGGAGCGGCGCCGCGAAGGCTCGCTCGGGCAGTCCCTCGAAGCGCGCGTTCAGCTGGCGGCTTCCGCGGCCGACGCGCGGGTTCTCGAATCCATCGGCAATCGCGCGCTGTGTGAGATGTTCATCGTCTCGCAGGTCGGCGTCGAGGCGGGCAACGGCGATCTTCGCGTCGACGTCGACAAAGCCCTCGGCAGCAAATGCGGTCGCTGCTGGAACTACTCGGAAGCGGTCGGAACGTTCCCCGACCACAGCGATCTCTGCGAGCGTTGCCATCCGGTGGTAACGGCCCTGTGA
- the lspA gene encoding signal peptidase II codes for MSVRVSALLALLIIALDQYTKSLISSSWRIGESHPIVPEIFSLTYVRNRGGAFGLMADLPEAWRVAFFVIFAIATVSALLWMLRSTPRGDVLQRFALTAVIGGAAGNLYDRVRYGEVVDFLDVYYRDWHWPAFNVADSFISCGVVLLLIGSLRHSRDVDRGT; via the coding sequence GTGAGCGTTCGCGTCTCGGCGCTCCTCGCCCTGCTGATCATAGCGCTCGACCAGTACACCAAATCGCTCATCTCGAGCAGCTGGCGGATCGGAGAGTCGCATCCGATCGTCCCCGAAATCTTTTCGCTCACGTACGTGCGCAATCGCGGCGGCGCATTCGGACTGATGGCGGATCTTCCGGAGGCCTGGCGCGTCGCATTCTTCGTGATCTTCGCGATTGCAACGGTCTCGGCGCTTCTCTGGATGCTGCGCAGCACGCCGCGCGGCGACGTGCTGCAGCGTTTCGCGCTCACGGCCGTGATCGGCGGCGCGGCGGGCAATCTCTACGATCGCGTGCGCTACGGCGAGGTCGTCGATTTCCTCGACGTGTACTATCGCGACTGGCACTGGCCGGCATTCAACGTCGCCGACAGCTTCATCTCCTGCGGCGTAGTACTGCTGCTGATCGGCTCGTTGCGGCACAGTCGCGACGTCGATCGCGGCACGTAG
- a CDS encoding OmpA family protein translates to MNKFDVGLRMSAAILAVSFAGCASGPMSAREQGALGGAAVGATSGAIIGSASGDSAEGALIGGALGAITGAIVGDSVDAQRQRMQRDEALTNELRERNLDAYRTDRGVVVNIPDVLFEFGRAELTPGAYRKISGIADVLASPGVAWRRVSVEGHTDSIGSTESNQRLSERRADAVANALSRQGVAPARLSTHGFGEAYPVAANVHGDGSDNPAGRARNRRVEVVILDEQGDSSRPGPQPARQYESADPNDEPGYPEPAPYPSRPAGPPPGYPSAPPGYPPGPPPPYGY, encoded by the coding sequence ATGAACAAGTTTGATGTCGGTCTTCGAATGTCTGCGGCGATCCTTGCGGTGAGCTTTGCGGGTTGCGCGTCCGGGCCGATGTCGGCTCGGGAGCAGGGGGCGCTCGGCGGTGCGGCGGTCGGGGCGACGTCCGGTGCGATCATCGGGAGTGCGAGCGGCGATTCGGCGGAAGGCGCGCTGATCGGTGGTGCGCTCGGAGCCATCACCGGTGCGATCGTCGGCGACAGCGTGGACGCGCAGCGCCAGCGGATGCAGCGCGACGAGGCGCTCACGAACGAGCTTCGCGAGCGCAACCTTGACGCGTATCGCACCGATCGCGGCGTGGTCGTCAATATCCCCGACGTGCTGTTCGAGTTCGGCCGCGCCGAGCTTACGCCCGGCGCGTATCGCAAGATCTCGGGCATCGCCGATGTTCTCGCCAGTCCGGGTGTCGCCTGGCGCCGGGTGTCGGTGGAGGGTCATACGGACTCGATCGGATCGACGGAATCCAATCAGCGCCTGTCCGAGCGGCGCGCGGACGCGGTTGCGAATGCGCTCTCCCGCCAGGGCGTTGCGCCTGCGCGCCTGTCGACGCACGGCTTCGGCGAAGCGTATCCGGTTGCCGCCAACGTGCACGGCGACGGCAGCGACAATCCTGCCGGACGCGCGCGCAACCGCCGAGTCGAAGTCGTGATCCTCGACGAACAGGGTGACAGCTCGCGGCCGGGACCGCAGCCGGCGCGCCAGTACGAATCGGCCGATCCGAATGACGAGCCCGGCTACCCGGAGCCTGCGCCCTATCCGTCGAGGCCTGCGGGGCCGCCGCCCGGCTATCCGTCTGCACCTCCGGGCTATCCGCCGGGGCCTCCGCCGCCGTACGGTTACTGA